A genomic stretch from Larimichthys crocea isolate SSNF chromosome XXII, L_crocea_2.0, whole genome shotgun sequence includes:
- the ppp2cab gene encoding serine/threonine-protein phosphatase 2A catalytic subunit alpha isoform: MDEKAFTKEIDQWIEQLNECKQLSEGQVKTLCEKAKEILTKESNVQEVRCPVTVCGDVHGQFHDLMELFKIGGKSPDTNYLFMGDYVDRGYYSVETVTLLVALKVRYRERITILRGNHESRQITQVYGFYDECLRKYGNANVWKYFTDLFDYLPLTALVDSQIFCLHGGLSPSIDTLDHIRALDRLQEVPHEGPMCDLLWSDPDDRGGWGISPRGAGYTFGQDISETFNHANRLTLVSRAHQLVMEGYNWCHERNVVTIFSAPNYCYRCGNQAAIMELDDTLKYSFLQFDPAPRRGEPHVTRRTPDYFL; encoded by the exons ATGGACGAAAAGGCGTTCACGAAAGAAATCGATCAGTGGATCGAGCAGCTCAACGAGTGCAAGCAGCTATCCGAGGGACAAGTGAAAACGCTATGCGAGAAG GCAAAGGAGATCCTGACCAAGGAGTCAAACGTCCAGGAAGTGAGATGTCCGGTGACAGTGTGTGGCGATGTCCACGGCCAGTTCCACGACCTCATGGAGCTGTTTAAGATTGGAGGGAAATCTCCAGACACAAACTATTTGTTCATGGGAGACTACGTAGACAGAGGGTACTACTCCGTAGAAACCGTCACTTTACTAGTAGCACTTAAG GTACGCTACAGGGAGCGCATCACAATCCTCAGAGGGAACCACGAGAGCAGACAAATCACACAAGTGTACGGCTTCTATGACGAGTGCCTAAGGAAGTATGGTAACGCCAACGTTTGGAAGTACTTCACAGACCTGTTCGATTATCTCCCCCTCACTGCCTTGGTAGACTCTCAG ATTTTCTGCCTTCATGGAGGCCTCTCACCGTCCATAGATACTTTGGATCACATCAGAGCACTGGACCGTTTACAGGAAGTGCCACATGAG GGTCCCATGTGTGACCTGCTGTGGTCAGACCCTGATGACCGTGGTGGCTGGGGAATCTCCCCACGAGGAGCCGGCTACACCTTCGGCCAGGACATTTCTGAGACTTTCAACCACGCCAACCGCCTCACACTGGTGTCCCGTGCCCACCAGCTGGTTATGGAG GGATACAACTGGTGCCATGAGAGGAATGTGGTGACAATATTTAGTGCTCCAAACTACTGCTACCGCTGTGGCAACCAGGCAGCTATCATGGAACTGGACGACACCCTCAAATACTCATT ctTGCAGTTTGATCCGGCGCCTCGCAGAGGGGAGCCTCATGTCACTCGCCGCACCCCAGATTACTTCCTGTAa
- the skp1 gene encoding S-phase kinase-associated protein 1, translating to MPTIKLQSSDGEIFEVDVEIAKQSVTIKTMLEDLGMDDEGDDDPVPLPNVNAAILKKVIQWCTHHKDDPPPPEDDENKEKRTDDIPVWDQEFLKVDQGTLFELILAANYLDIKGLLDVTCKTVANMIKGKTPEEIRKTFNIKNDFTEEEEAQVRKENQWCEEK from the exons ATGCCCACAATAAAATTACAGAGCTCCGATGGGGAAATCTTCGAGGTGGATGTTGAGATAGCCAAACAGTCTGTCACCATCAAGACCATGTTGGAAG ATTTGGGAATGGACGATGAAGGAGATGACGACCCAGTTCCCCTTCCTAATGTGAACGCTGCTATCCTTAAGAAg GTGATTCAGTGGTGCACTCATCACAAAGATGACCCTCCACCTCCAGAGGATGACGAGAACAAAGAGAAGAGGACAGATGACATTCCTGTATGGGACCAGGAGTTCCTCAAAGTGGACCAAGGCACCTTGTTTGAACTCATTCTG gcCGCCAACTATTTGGACATCAAAGGCCTGTTAGACGTCACCTGCAAGACGGTGGCCAACATGATCAAAGGCAAAACCCCAGAGGAGATCAGGAAGACTTTTAACATCAAAAATGatttcacagaggaggaggaagcccAG GTACGCAAAGAGAACCAGTGGTGTGAAGAGAAGTAA